The sequence CCCTCACCTACACAGCCGCGCTGCTGGCCCACCTGCTGCCGGACAAGCCGCTGGCGCTGGTGGCCGCGGGCACCCCGCCGGAGGCACCGGACAGCAACGCCCTGCCCAACCTGGACCTGGCGGTGCAATATTTACTAAGCGGTGCCAAAGACGGTGTGCAAATTGCCTACGACGGACTGCATCCGGCCTGGGCCACCACCGAGGCGGACTGCAACGATCGGTTCCACCACGCATCGGTGCCCTTTGTGCCGGTCCAGGCCCCGGCGTTCCACCGGCGCCGCATTTTGCAAATCACGCCCCACCCGGGCATAGACTACGGTGCCTTTGATCTGACCGGCGTGGATGCGGTGCTCCACCGCATGTACCACAGTGCCACCGTACCGGAGCCGGCGACCGCATTTGCCCATCGCTGCAAGGAAGCCGGCGTACCCTGTTTCTTTGTGACCCCAAAGCCCGCTGCCGCCTATGTAACCGCCGCTCACCTGCCGGGCGTATGGACAAGCACCACCCCGGAGAGCGCCTTTGCAAAATTGTTATTGACAAACGGGCGGGACTTTGATACAATGACTCTACAAGTGAATGAAAACCGATGAGGCGGAGATAAAAATGCACCGTGCGCCCACAGAGAGCCCCTGTTGCTGGGAATGGGGTGGAAATGCAGCGCATTAAATGGACCGCTGAGGGCACGGTGAACGGCAATTTGCCCAGTATTCCGTGACGAGATGGCCTGCGTCAGTGGCCGGAGATATGATGGTATCTCGCAGAGCGTATGCGTGCTTTCGCACCGTAAACCAAGGTGGCACCGCGAATCAAGTTATTCGTCCTTGGCAGTCTTTTTGACTGCCAAGGTTTTTTTATTTTCTACCGGCTCTGTGAACACCGAAAGGAGCAGTAGAATGGAATTGAAACCCACGAAAGCGCAGATTTTGTGGTTGGCCGAGAAGTACAACACCGTGCCCTTGAGCACCACCCTGCCGGCCACGGTGACCCCCACGCAGGTGCTGCAAAAGCTAAAGACCGTCAGCCGCCACTGCTATATGCTGGAGTCCTGCGAAGACAAGGAAAGCTCCGGGCGGTACACCTTCCTGGGCTTTGATCCCCAGGCGGAGATCCACTGCAAGGACGGCAAAGGCACCGTCATTGACGAGAACGGCTCGCGCACCTTTACCGGCAGTCCAAAGCCCCATATTGCTGCCCTGCTGGAGCGGCACAAAAGCCCCCGACTGCGGGAGCTGCCCACCTTTACCGGCGGTCTGGTGGGCTACTTTGCCTACGACTATGCCAAATACAGCGAGCCGCGGCTGGAGCTGACCGCCGCAGAGGACGGCAACTTTAACGATGTGGACCTGATGCTCTTTGACAAGGTCATTGCCTTTGACCATGTGAAAGAGGAAATCATTCTCATTTTCAATATGAATACCCGCGATCCGGAGGCCGGGTATCGCAGAGGGCAAAAGGAGCTGGAGATCATGTGCCGCCTGGTCACAGACAGTCCGTCAGCCCCCTGCCCGCCGAAAGCACGGCTGCAAGCGGACTTTGCCCCCCAGTTTGACCAGGCCGCTTACACCGCGATGGTGGAGAAAGCCAAGGGCTATATCCGGGAGGGCGATATTTTCCAGGTGGTGCTGTCGAACAGCCTAAGCGCCAAAATGGAGGGCAGCCTGTTTGACGCCTACCAAATTCTGCGGCGGCAAAATCCCTCTCCCTATATGTTCTACTTTTCGTCCGACGATATTGAGATCGCCGGTGCCTCGCCGGAAACACTGGTCAAACTCACCGACGGCAAGCTGTTTACCTACCCACTGGCCGGCACCCGCCCCCGGGGCAAGACCCCCGCAGAGGACG comes from Oscillospiraceae bacterium and encodes:
- a CDS encoding asparaginase domain-containing protein → MTKQKILVIGTGGTIGAKAGSTITADAPLKILNLYTPPAGVDLIGRAAFDRFSEHADLAYLEQLCTYMQGIDYSACRGVVLLHGSDTLTYTAALLAHLLPDKPLALVAAGTPPEAPDSNALPNLDLAVQYLLSGAKDGVQIAYDGLHPAWATTEADCNDRFHHASVPFVPVQAPAFHRRRILQITPHPGIDYGAFDLTGVDAVLHRMYHSATVPEPATAFAHRCKEAGVPCFFVTPKPAAAYVTAAHLPGVWTSTTPESAFAKLLLTNGRDFDTMTLQVNENR
- a CDS encoding chorismate-binding protein → MELKPTKAQILWLAEKYNTVPLSTTLPATVTPTQVLQKLKTVSRHCYMLESCEDKESSGRYTFLGFDPQAEIHCKDGKGTVIDENGSRTFTGSPKPHIAALLERHKSPRLRELPTFTGGLVGYFAYDYAKYSEPRLELTAAEDGNFNDVDLMLFDKVIAFDHVKEEIILIFNMNTRDPEAGYRRGQKELEIMCRLVTDSPSAPCPPKARLQADFAPQFDQAAYTAMVEKAKGYIREGDIFQVVLSNSLSAKMEGSLFDAYQILRRQNPSPYMFYFSSDDIEIAGASPETLVKLTDGKLFTYPLAGTRPRGKTPAEDAALEAGLLQDKKELSEHNMLVDLGRNDLGRVSAFGSVKVSAYHRILKFSHVMHIGSEVEGQLAPGKTALDAIEAVLPAGTLSGAPKFRAMQIIDELEGSKRGIYGGAIGYIDLTGNMDTCISIRIAYKKDGIVYIRSGAGIVADSVPEKEHTECINKAMAVVQAVRESAGDAQ